The following is a genomic window from Nocardioides thalensis.
GCGGTCCACCGCATGGGCAGGCCAGGAGGTGCACGCATGACCACGGCCCCGGAGCAGGCGACCGACCTGGTCAACGTCACGATCGACGGCATCCAGGTCGCCGTCCCGAAGGACACCCTGGTGATCCGCGCCGCCGAGCAGATCGGCGTGCAGGTGCCGCGCTTCTGCGACCACCCGCTGCTGGCGCCCGTCGGCGCCTGCCGCCAGTGCCTGGTCGACGTGCCCGACGCCGGCAACGGCCGCGGCTTCCCGAAGCCGCAGGCCTCCTGCACCCTTCCGGTCGCGGAGGGCATGGTGGTCAATACGCAGGTGACCAGCCCGGTCGCCGACAAGGCGCAGCAGGGCGTCATGGAGTTCCTGCTGATCAACCACCCGCTCGACTGCCCCGTCTGCGACAAGGGCGGCGAGTGCCCGCTGCAGAACCAGGCGATGTCCAACGGTCGCGGCGAGTCCCGGTTCTCCGGCGGCGACAGCCCGGGCGGCGCCCACAACACCAAGCGCACCTTCCCGAAGCCGATCAACCTCTCGCCCAACGTGCTGCTCGACCGCGAGCGGTGCATCGTCTGCCAGCGCTGCACGCGCTTCGCCGACGAGATCGCCGGCGACCCGTTCATCGCGCTCGTCGAGCGCGGGGCGCAGCAGCAGATCGGCATTGCCGAGGACGCCCCGTTCCTCTCCTACTTCTCCGGCAACGTCATCCAGATCTGCCCGGTCGGCGCGCTGACCTCGGAGGAGTACCGCTTCCGCTCCCGCCCCTTCGACCTCGTCTCCACGCCGGGTGTCGCCGAGCACGACGCGTGCGGATCCGCGATCCGCGTCGACCACCGCCGCGGCAAGGTGATGCGCCGCCTCGCGGGCAACGACCCAGAGGTCAACGAGGAGTGGATCACCGACAAGGACCGCTACGCGTTCGCCTACGCGCACGGCGACGACCGGATCACCTACCCCCAGGTGCGTGACGAGGACGGTTCGCTCCGTCCCGCGTCGTGGCCCGAGGCGTTCGCGGTCGCGGCGCGCGGCCTGGCCGCCGCGAAGGAGGCCGGCGGGGTCGGCGTCCTCACCGGTGGCCGGCTGACCGCCGAGGACGCCTACGCCTACAACAAGTTCGCCCGCGTCGCGCTCGGCACCAACGACATCGACTTCCGCGCGCGCCCGCACTCCGCCGAGGAGGCGGCGTTCCTCGCCAGCCACGTCGCGCTGTCGACGGCGGTCACGTACGGCGACCTCGAGTCGGCGTCGCGGGTGGTGCTCGTCGGGCTGGAGCCCGAGGACGAGGCCGGCGCGATCTGGCTGCGGCTGCGCAAGGCGACGCGTGCCCGCCGCACGCAGGTCGTGGCGCTCGCGCCGTACACCACGCGCGGCCTGCGCAAGCTCGGTGCCCGCGTGGTGCCCACCGCGCCCGGCGACGAGGCTGGCGCGATCCGGTCGCTCCTCGAGCAGAGCGAGTACGGCGTCGACGCGTCCGCCGTGGTTCTCGTCGGCGAGCGTCTCGCCACCGTGCCCGGCGCCCTCGCCGCGGCCGCCGAGCTGGCCGCCAAGTCCGGCGCCCGGCTCGCGTGGGTGCCGCGTCGCGCCGGCGACCGCGGTGCCGTCGAGGCCGGCTGCCTGCCGAACCTGCTGCCCGGCGGCCGCCCGGTCGCCGACGCCGGTGCCCGGGTCGACGTCGCGACCGCGTGGGGCGTCGACCACCTGCCCGAGGCCGAGGGTCGCGACGGCGACGCGATCGTCGCCGCCCTGGTTGCCGGCGAGCTCGGCGGCCTGGTGGTCGCCGGGGTCGACCCGCGCGACACGGCCGACCCGGCCGCGACCCGGGCCGCGATCGAGGCCGCGGGCTTCGTCGTCGCGCTCGACCTCCGGTCCACCGAGGTCACGCAGGCCGCTGACGTCGTCCTGCCCGTCGCGCCGGTGACCGACAAGGCCGGCACGTTCGTGACCTGGGAGGGCCGCCCGCGTGCGTTCGCGCAGGCGCTCGCCAACCCGGCCTCGCTGCCCGACCTGCGCTCGCTCTCCGGCATCGCCGCCGAGATGGGTGCCCCGCTGGGGTTCCGCACCGTCGAGGAGGTGCGGGCGGAGATGGAGAGCCTCGGGCCGTGGGACGGCGAGCGACCGGGTCTCGATACGCCCTCGCCTAGCGGCTCGGACTACTCGACCAACCTGGGCGAGGCGTTGCGGCTGGCGAGCTGGAAGCAGTCGGTCGACAACGGCGTGATGCAGGACGGCGACAAGTACCTCAAGGCCACCGCTCGCCCGCCGGTCGCGCTGGTGTCGACGGCGACGTTCGACCAGCACGGCGCGACCGTCACGCTGACCGGCGACCGCGGGTCGGTGACGCTGCCCGCAGAGGTCGCCGACGACCTGGTCGACGGCGTCGTCTGGGTGCCCGCCAACTCGTTCGGCAACGGCGTGCTGGCCGACTTGGCCTCGCCGGGCTCGACCGTCACGATCAGTGGAGGTGAGGCATGAGCCTCGACGCGTTCGGCAACGACCCCTGGTGGGTCGTCGGCCTCAAGACGCTGTTGATCTTCGTCGTCCTCGTGCTGCTGACGCTCTTCAACATCTGGTGGGAGCGCCGCGTCGTCGCCCGGATGCAGCACCGCATCGGGCCCAACGTGCACGGCCCGTTCGGCCTGCTGCAGTCGCTGGCCGACGGCGTGAAGCTGGCGCTCAAGGAGGACCTGACGCCGAAGGCCGCCGACAAGGTGGTCTTCATCCTCGCGCCGGTCATCGCCACCGTGCCTGCCTTCGTGACGTTCGCGGTCATCCCGTTCGGGCCCGAGGTGAACTTCTTCGGCGAGCACACGCCGCTCCAGCTGACCGACATGCCGGTCGCCGTGCTGTTCGTGATGGCGATCGCGTCGATCGGCATCTACGGCATCGTGCTCGCCGGCTGGTCGAGCGGGTCGACGTACTCCCTCCTCGGCGGCCTACGCTCCAGCGCGCAGATGATCTCCTACGAAGTCGCTATGGGCCTGGCGCTCGTCTCGGTGTTCCTCTACGCCGGCTCGATGTCGACCAGCGAGATCGTCGCCGCCCAGGACGACCTGTGGTTCGGGCTGATCCTGCTGCCGTCGTTCGTGATCTACACGATCGCGATGGTCGGCGAGACCAACCGCGCGCCGT
Proteins encoded in this region:
- the nuoH gene encoding NADH-quinone oxidoreductase subunit NuoH codes for the protein MSLDAFGNDPWWVVGLKTLLIFVVLVLLTLFNIWWERRVVARMQHRIGPNVHGPFGLLQSLADGVKLALKEDLTPKAADKVVFILAPVIATVPAFVTFAVIPFGPEVNFFGEHTPLQLTDMPVAVLFVMAIASIGIYGIVLAGWSSGSTYSLLGGLRSSAQMISYEVAMGLALVSVFLYAGSMSTSEIVAAQDDLWFGLILLPSFVIYTIAMVGETNRAPFDLPEAEGELVGGFHTEYSSLKFALFFLAEYINMATVSALATTLFLGGWHAPFWIDEVWAGANSGYWPVLWFFGKVMFFIFIFIWLRGSLPRLRYDQFMAFGWKRLIPLALVWTVAVAFMRLARNEGWLDQDTLQEPRTLAILVGAMVVLLLATFLLPEKGAKAEAAATTDGPARTGGFPVPPMPAGGAVRGAAQPLVFESNVTKVTDVREPEESTHG
- a CDS encoding NADH-quinone oxidoreductase subunit G, with translation MTTAPEQATDLVNVTIDGIQVAVPKDTLVIRAAEQIGVQVPRFCDHPLLAPVGACRQCLVDVPDAGNGRGFPKPQASCTLPVAEGMVVNTQVTSPVADKAQQGVMEFLLINHPLDCPVCDKGGECPLQNQAMSNGRGESRFSGGDSPGGAHNTKRTFPKPINLSPNVLLDRERCIVCQRCTRFADEIAGDPFIALVERGAQQQIGIAEDAPFLSYFSGNVIQICPVGALTSEEYRFRSRPFDLVSTPGVAEHDACGSAIRVDHRRGKVMRRLAGNDPEVNEEWITDKDRYAFAYAHGDDRITYPQVRDEDGSLRPASWPEAFAVAARGLAAAKEAGGVGVLTGGRLTAEDAYAYNKFARVALGTNDIDFRARPHSAEEAAFLASHVALSTAVTYGDLESASRVVLVGLEPEDEAGAIWLRLRKATRARRTQVVALAPYTTRGLRKLGARVVPTAPGDEAGAIRSLLEQSEYGVDASAVVLVGERLATVPGALAAAAELAAKSGARLAWVPRRAGDRGAVEAGCLPNLLPGGRPVADAGARVDVATAWGVDHLPEAEGRDGDAIVAALVAGELGGLVVAGVDPRDTADPAATRAAIEAAGFVVALDLRSTEVTQAADVVLPVAPVTDKAGTFVTWEGRPRAFAQALANPASLPDLRSLSGIAAEMGAPLGFRTVEEVRAEMESLGPWDGERPGLDTPSPSGSDYSTNLGEALRLASWKQSVDNGVMQDGDKYLKATARPPVALVSTATFDQHGATVTLTGDRGSVTLPAEVADDLVDGVVWVPANSFGNGVLADLASPGSTVTISGGEA